In Cryptomeria japonica chromosome 5, Sugi_1.0, whole genome shotgun sequence, the genomic window tgtcaaaatttcctaagtgttgccatcaatgccaaagggggagattcttggtatttttgatgattatattgtgattgtcattgatggacacacttgcattgagatcatttttgtatgtataagttaaagctcaaccgatacctgttccaaccagtatgatgcattatagtccttagactattggtgttttgcagaaagtaatTACTAATctaaagtggtatgttgaccccaagcagtttgaggatcccaagcggtatgaaggatcaaagcgacagatcacatatttcccagtcttcattttggcaaatcgGAAACCCGTATTTTGCttgaatcggtattttgtatgaaccggtaatactctgtgatgagttaccaactgacattttgtgatgagttaccatccaccaattgtttgacggtgccaacactttaacggtgctttttgtgtcatgttacaaaatatgtttagatgcattgaatctaggaaattgtattgtaatcctattggaccgacatgaaatcatattcctttataaggatatcatgtctagggttttaggttgttgttgttgttaatgctattgctagggtttaaggtggttgtggaggtagagagagtatgaatgtgtagaagattgcagtaatgctggagtgcattaggaatgagctatcaaggatctaatcaagcaatctatgctattagctagatcactaacttgttgattactcacatcttcgacaagtctgtagcccttaaccgggtaggcccaaaagccttttgtaaatcctctaacaaggtggttcacatctgtggataaaaaatcctctagcaaagtagtctttaatcagacttatctaataacagagattgagattcctaacaggatctgttctggtaaagaacattgtatgacctaaactagtctgaccttaaccggtctggttcctattctacagatagttacttgtgagttccatctcaaagtcatttttcccatttggatttccatgtcaaaatctcttgtgttatggtgtttgtgcttctatgggtgaatgcattattttatatttggtttgcatgtgtgttaaccactttgtctgctaaattgttttactagtttactattagtctagccaagtgtttaagtgcaaagatttttggtatactaatgcaccccccccctcttagtattcatcacatgcaTGTGCTAGAACACacatgtgacctcttaggaccacagaTGACCTTTTGGGACACTATGTGACCCTAATAGGAATGTAATATGTATACTAGGatcttataaggggtcatatgtggtcctaaggggtcacacatgtgttagaacacatgcttgaccccttaggaccacatattcaaccccttaggacattgtacaTGTGATCTTAGGGGATTGTATGTCATAgagactaggatgttataaggggtcatatgtggtcctaaggggtcacacatgtacagtgttagaacacacatgcatgacgttttatgaccacatatgaccccttctaagacactatgtgatccaaaggggtacatgttgtatacaataggatgttataaggagtcatatgtggtcctaataagtcacacatgtgttaatgcatacgtgaccccttaggaccacatatgaccccttaggacactatgtgatggactaaggggtatattgttcacactaggattttataaggggttatatgcagttctaatgggtcacacatgtgttagaacacatgcacgaccccttaggacactatatgatcctaaggagtatgtcgtacacactaggatgttataaagggtcatatgtggtcctaaggggtcacgcatttgttaacacatgtgtgaccccttaggaccacatatgactgcttaggacactatgtgatggattaaggggtatgtcatacacactaggcttttataaggagtcacatgcggtcctaaggggtcacgcatgtgttagaacacatgcgtgaccccttagggtccactatgtgatcctgtatggtcctaaggggacgtatagtgtcatcaggggcatatgtggtcttaaggggtcctaaggggtcatcttgtGTGTGTAATAGGAAGCGAAAAGGAGTCACATTCTAGAGGATTTATTTTATCtagtttgtttaaatttgttacctaggttttataatatttttaaaaattttaatttattaatttttctaacgttttaatttattatatttagatttgtaacatttttctaattttttgtttttgctAGTTTTTTTCTTAATGTTTTCTAAGTtataatttactaccttagttttctaagattttcataactttttttttaaaagttgaaaaaaaaatacatatatagttatttaattttaaaaataaattgacattaaatcaaaacattaaattttcaaacatttttctaaaatgctaaaaaataataaatatataattatttaattaaaaaaattaattaacaaacaaattatttattaatttttaaataaatttaataaaaaaacattattaaacaaaaaaaaaggttattttgtgcacctgaaataatgtaggtcaaaAGCTAAAAGGTGAGATGCTCTGGCTGTTGCTAACAGGGCACGGTGACATGGTGCTAATGTTTGGTTTTCTCTAACCCCCTCTGGACatagaaaaatataaatttgaaaatgacagtttaactgtcGATTTCAATTTTTATAGaagtttttaaaaaatagtttaaatgaGGGTTAAAATGTTTGTTTTTAAtcggttcgatcgaacccccaaaCCCACCTAGGGTTCTATCATAGCCCACTCTGATGATGGATTCGATCAAACCTCGAGGGGGGGTTCGGTCGAACACCCCTAGTTCAAttagaacccccccccaaaaaaaataaataaaaaaataaaaaaaattccccGCCTCcaccaattttcttcattggaaaaagtgggaaccattaatgtgtgATAGACCTCAGTTGGTCTAACAAAAATATTTTGCTATGGTCCTGTTCTGGGACTAGAAGCATGCCACTTTTGGCAACCATTTCTCTTTCCTACTAATGGCTACATTGAACATTATTAGGGTCTACATTTATTTCTTCCCCCTCAACTGCATTTCTAAATTTCTCCTTGAGCCAAAATAATTTAAATTCAAGGgagttcacaaaattgtcatcagaCATTAACTCCCTTGAAGCGGCCACTCTTTCATCACCCACCTCATGTATAGGGATGACACTAGGAACCAAAGCTCTATCCATGTCATCTAGCTACTATGTTGCTTCATCCTCATTGAAAAAATCTTTATGAGGGCAAGCAGGATTCACATTGGGGTCATCAGTCTGAGGCATATGTACAAAATCTAAgatctttgttttttctttctccactcttcTTATTTCTCCCATCAGTGGCCTTTTAGCTTTGGTTACCGATTTAGAAGACTGAGGTTGTCACTCTTCTATGATAACCACCCCTTTTTTGGAGAATGTGGGGATATCAACAATAGGCTACTATTGGAATTTCTCTCTCATCCCTGCATTCCTTCCTCTAGATTTCCTTTTGGATTATCTCATCGGTATGTCAAAGGAGAGTGATCATTCTAGCAATGTCAGATTGGAATTCCTTGCTGAAAATCCCCTTGTACTTTTCATCTTCTGTCATTCTCTCCTCTATGTTTTTCAGTAGCTCCCACTTCTTTGAATAGGACTTGGTAACCCTGTCTATGTATCTAGCATTCTGATGTTTAGCTTTGGTGACCATGTTGACCCATTATGACAAAAAATGAGATGGAACACCAAAGAATAGTGCTTGAAGTCCAgtgtaattgtttcatcattttccttcattagGATCTCATGTAACTTGGCTTGGAGAATCAtagcaaaataaaaaaaatcattggtGGCTAGGTGTTGAATGGATATTGCCATCATTATGTAATCTACTGGAAATAGGGTAAGCCCACAATATTCTCCTATGACCTGGAACAGGGCATAGTATGTCCTTATAGAATAAGTTTCAAACTTATCTAGTGCAAAAGACTCAGTTTTAGAGGGTGTGATATCGCTTGAGGTGGTCTTGGAGAGCTTTCTCAAAACCATAGGCAAATACTCCCTCCTGATTCTCcccttgttcttctcatacatcCTCAACAAGGCCTGCTTGTTGATCCCATTAATGGTTGACCCATCTAGCCCAAAGCATTCAGTGATAGCCTTTTGAGAGATATCTAAAATAAATTATCCTTAAAGGTTCTGACAGTAAGGCTTGGGGGATCAAATTGCTTAGCCAATTCTCTAATTAACATAGGTTCAATAAATACATTTAGGACCACTAGCCTTCCTAAATTCAACTTCCAGGGGTTGGAGACTGATCCAAGCTAGTCCCTATTTCCATAAAAGGTGTGGAAGACATCCCACCCCCTATATCCCATAATGGCATCACTTCATCTAGGCTCTGTGTCTCTCCACCTTATCCTGGTTGACTCTAACGAGCTTGGGTTGGGAAATAGGTCTAGCAAGTCTTAGCTTAGGACCTAGGTTCCTCTGGTCTTCCTCCTAGCTAATTATTCCAATTTAATCAATGTTTCCCTCTCCACTTCAACAACTATTTGGGGAGGTTAATCTAGTATTATTGGTTCTCCCTGAGGTTGTGGGTTTTCCTCTACAATAGAGGTAGATTAAACCTTCCTTTTGGGAGGGGTTCTCTTCTTTTCAACTCCTTCCCTTTCAATCACTAGAGGGGTCTATTGACCAAGTATTTCTTCCACACAAACTCTGGCCTCTCCAtccttctttgttttccttttcttaggaatgtgcctCCTTTCTTTTGGGGTCGAGGCTTCCTCATCTGTCTCCTCCTTTGAAATCATAATTGTAGGCTTCCTTTCTTCCctcttcctcttttttttcttgGGGGGAGCATTGGCTTCAACCTCCTTCTCGTGTAGGAGTTGGCTCAGGGTTTTTCTCAATAGCAAGGGCACCCTCTAATTATTGCAATGGGGCTATCATGCTTAAAGGGATGGCATGGGTAACACTAGGGAAACTTGAGCTAGTTATAGCCTCTTGGGTTTTCTCAATAGCAGGGCTTGTGGTGTTCTTAATGGGGGAGGCCATAGCTAACTTATGGAGAGCAAGAAATAAAAAACCTAGCGCTCTGAAAACACCAAATTCACACGAACAATTCAACAAAATTCACACAGATGGTGCTTGAAATTTACTTATTGGTTTGCTTCTTGTGTTTGGACACCTTAAGACTGCTTCAATTGACTTTCTTTTCACTTTGCAACTGCTCTTCGATTTCCTAAACGCTTGGTGAAGACAAATGTAGAAGAGTTTTTTTCTTTTATTCATATGCCATTAATTCCTTCGCACAAAGTAGAGTTATCGTTACGTTCAAAAATTTGAATTACCACCATAGATGATCAACTGAATGGCCACCATCACTCCATGACTTCCTCTGACTGCTAAGTTGGCACCCTTGTATTTCCTCTTTGGCCACCTTTTCTTATTATGTTATATAAATCACCACGCGAGGCAATAAATGCCATGAATTCACCTTATTCTCTTTTCTTGAGCATCCTTTTGCAACTTTACTTACCACTTTGGGATAAATTTTCACCATCTCCATCTTTGTTTCTTAACCTGGGGCCCATTTCTCTAACTTTTTTATCTCTCTAGGATAACAACTACTTTGAATTTCATTCCTTTCTTATCCTGGAGAAGAGATTTATCCTTCTTTATTTATTCTCATTCAAACCCAAAATCAAGCTGCCACTATTCCTTGTGTTTCCCCGAGATAAGCTTTTCACTTTGTcttcctttgttgtttttatcccAGAGCTCCGAAGGATGCACCTCCCAGCCCTCCACGATAAGCcttctattatatttattttttcattttatctTGGGCCTCTTTTCTTTGACCCTCTCAACCCTTTGGGATAAAGATTTCATTTCTCATTCACTAATTTTCTAATCATGGAGCCCAAGTATCTATGTACATATTCTCACTAAAACCCAAAGTATCACTCTGTATATGCCCTCTATTCCTTCGGGATAAATTTTGCTTTGTTCCATCCTGCTTCCTTGTCTTGGGACCACATGAAATGCTTTACTAACAACTGCaagataatattttatttatcCAAGATCTTATATACTTATCCTAGGACCCAACCTCTATTCTTGATAAGTCACTCAAGGCAAATAAAACCCTCTTTGTTTCCTTGTATAATTATCTTGGGGCCTTTCAAAGCTAAATGGAAACCTCCCTTGGGCAACTTTTCTATAGTGATTTTATTCTTTAGAAGTTACCTCGGATGAACCTTATCCCCTTGAAACTCATTGTTAGGAGTTATCCCGGGTGGTCTTTGGATGATGCCTTCTTCTCCCTAGGATAAATTTTATTCCTATCTTTTCACTATTTTTATTATCCCAAAGGATTCTTTAATGACCCTCATTATTTCACGAGGCAATTTTTTGTGACTAAGCTCTTCGAAATTTTATCCAAGGGCATATTTCTCCATCTTCTTTTCGCCCATGGGGTAAAATTCCCTTCACTGATGATTTTTTATCCTGGAGCATGAACTACCAAAGCTGCTTCACTTAAGACCCAAAATAAGCACATGGGGAAATGTTGAGGGTTTAATACCATGGCACAGGGCCACTCCTTAAGACCCTATGAATACTTAGACATTAATAAAAGGCCATAACCAAGACAAAGGGCTTTTAAGGGAAACTAGCCTGACAAAAGGTTCTAACACTCAAGGTTGGTAAAAGAATGACATAGACCCCTTAACATGGCAACTTAAAAACTAAGAACTGCCAACAGCTAGTCAACTTAAAATTAAAACAACTCCCAAAGGGAAAACAAAGACTTTGAAACAAACAAAAACCCATTtcctgaaaccctaaaccccaagaTTTTTAGAGTTCTTACAAGCTATCGAAGGAGGGAAAAAACCATTCCAGCACACAGCAGTAGCTATACCATAATATTTTCATTCGCTATGTGATTATGCTATGTAGACTATACATACCCTACAAATCAACTTGAACCAATCTCCTTAGAATCTCAATCAACAGGATAACCTCTCCAAGTGAATTTTCTATACTGATCAATTGTTGAAATCCTTCATATTTTTTGTCTAGCTTCTTGAATTGCTCATTACAAAATTTTATTGTAAGGTCATTTGATTATGGAAATCATGAGGGGAATTATTTTTAGGTATATTAGGAAAAATCTAAGCCTTCTATTTTACAATTGTATTTTATCCcttattgaattttattttgtattcattTCACTTTTCCCTTGTAATATCAATGTCTTCAAGAGAATACAtgagttctccttcaagatctacttaAAAATCATCTTGATTGATTTCCCAACTATATTTAGGTTTCATTGACTCTTGCTCTAATTTAGGATAAATTATATCTTCTACAATTTCTTTAGATGATCCCATGTGTTAAAGTGTAGGATCTACCTCAGCTATTAGACTATTATCTAGGAATGTTGGTTTGATACCAGTTGTTGAACACACCAAAAtgtggagagggagagagtgacTCAACATTTACTTAAACTTAAATATCCATTAGCACTTTAAACATTAAATCATATCTACCaaaataaataactaaaacaaCGAATGCACCACaaaagaacaccaatattttttagaatttttgaaaaagatacAAATAAATATGGACCTACTAAAGAGATACACTACCTAATAGTAGGATATGTGAAGATTACAATAGAAAAAATGAATATAAACTACTATAAAGAATGCATCTAAATTATGTATCCACACATCACATTTGATCTTACCAAGCTCCATCCTTACATTGTAAGAAACTTGTGTTTTCTATTTATTCTTTTGTCTTTCATGGTTTCATGGTTATATTAGGGAGCTCCATAGCTTTCCTCTTTTTAATTTCTTCCATTGTAATTATACTTGTACATTTGGGATATCATGTAGATATTTCTTCATACAAGGGGGACATCACACCTTCTTCCTAACATTTCATAGTTCCTACCAATATACACTAGAGACTTAcaccttaattaaaaaattattttttctttcaaatgcCACATTACTTAATACATGCGATTACAATGTCTTACATACATTCATAGGAGTTCCAACTTTCCAATGGAACATTCACAATCTTTTGTTACTACTTGTCATCATTATTCCTTTATGTTATCACTATCACTATTTGAGACATTAACAAACTTATTGGgtgatgcatttatttttattcattacTTTCCATGCTTATATGCTAAGATATTCAATTTTTATCTACTATTTTCCCTTTTCTACAATTATTCATAGCCTACACATGCAATGAATTGCAGAGTAAATAATATATTGCTAATATTATCATGCTTATTTTTGTAAACAATTATAGAGGTACCTACATGGACTCATCTTTAGCATGTAAAATGTAATGCACTCTATATGGCTTATCATCTAAGGACTACTAAGTGAGGAAAATTATTATCACTTCCTATATAGGCACAATTATCTCATCTTCCCTATCTTATTGTAGTAATGATATTTACATTGTATTTGTTATTTCTTATATTATAGAAGTTACCAAGGTAATATATTCACACACAAGTTTTTATCCCTATATGTATGTACCTAAATACATCCCAAGACTCACATATATTATACCTATCCATAAATCTACCCAATATAGCCATTATTAGCCTATACacaattatttctccatattgaGTCATTTCTTTAGTCATGAGGTTTCAGTATCATGTTAATGAACTTGACCCTTTCcattctaaaatttttgttcaaAATCTAGTTGACCAACCCCTTCATTTTCTCATCCTAAGACAACTAAGTTTATGATGCAAGAAAATTGATATTATATGATATTATTGAAAGATAGTAAATGCATTCAATACGATGCAAGAAAATTGATGTTATATGATATTATTGAAAGATAGTAAATGCATTCAATACAACACATTCAAACTCATATGTCTTGTCTAATTCTAGAGTGTTAGAGAAGTAGTGAGCAAGAAGGAATATGATTTTGGTGAACTGGAAGGAGCAATAAATATGATTAAATTATTTTAGGCCCCttgtttgttgtttgaacttttaaAGACATTTATGGTGATGGATTTGGGGAAACACATATCCTTATGACATACTAATAGCTCCTTTACAAGGTATTTCTAAGTACTAATAGCTCTTATGTACTCGAAAGAATTAGAGTAGAAAAGGATTGTTTGGACAAGTAATATAAGTAGAATTCTATACTATGTAGGGTGGAGTCCAAAGATTGAGCAAAAATCTATGATCATAAACTTGATTTTAATTCATTCATAGATTTGATCCTATATAGAGTACAAATCAAGCATAGATTTTGAAGTAGTTCTCTAAAACAGTATCATTTTCTATGTAAATACTAAAATTATAAGATCTTCaacaattataattattttaaataatagaaTTAAGTATCATCCTTATTTAtacttttcttttcaaaaaatagTTATTACATATAATTAAATTTgtcaattttaattataattaattatgctGAGAGTCATCTACATTGACATCAAATTGGTCGTAAACAAAAatcttttttgaaacaatttgacatgcaaatggcGGGTAAATGCAAgaaatatgtcatgtttcagcttttgtggaggtgttattttattactccaaataaaatagaaccctcgccacttgtctctaactagattcacaactttttgcatgcaggactttaataaaatttttacagatgattctcttcttTCCAATACTAAATGTTACCATATTTACTGCAAACTATGAGCAGGGCCGGTGAATGATCTAAGTGGTGCAAATTTGAAAGAAGTCAAAATAAGCTCCAAATTTTATGCATAAACAGAAGAAATTTAGGGTCATAGACAAGtgtaaaatcaaaatcaaagtgtaATTACAACTTTATAGAATACATTAAGAAGTGATCATTATGAAAATAATAAGAGAATGGAGTTTTTCCTATACATCGTACATAAAAGGGTTTCTGTTATTTACACCAAACGCaaagaattatattattatttattaagttGTAATAAAAATTATATAAGAGTATCTAAGTATTTTATTATTGAAAGTAATATCAACTAAATGGATTAACCTAGTTTAAGGAAAAAACATTCAGCCTTTCAAGGCATAATCAAGGAAAAGTAAAGTAACAGCACATAGTTTCTTTATTTGCAACgccttgattttcattttcttcgGAGTGGAAGGCGTTTCATTTTACCTGTTAATCAGATGAAGCATCCCACCCCCCAAGCCTGAAACAAATTTTAACTCGCAACCAATATTTTCGTTTAAAAGGCTGCACAAATCTTGTCACAAGCTCAAGAATCAATTAGCTCTTCTATCCCGATATTTTCAGATCGACTTTTCATTTACAGTGCATAGATCGAAGCAGAAGCTGTAGAGGGATTGGTTTAGGTTCGTCTCAGTTTATAAAATTTATGTTTACTTAATTTTTCTTGCATACTATACCCATTTATTTCCTGTAAGATAATTACAACTTTGTAAAATACGATAGAAAGCAGTGATTATCATGGACAATAGCAAAAGCATTTCCAATACAGATATGGCCGATCTGGATTTTTGGCAAAGCATTTTGGAGTATTGCAGCGATTCACAATCTACAATTCCTCCTCTCGAGCCGGATGTCAGGTTGGTATTATTTTTTCCTTAAAAAGGATAAACCGTCTTTATCTAGAATTATGAATCACTCATTAAGAAATCTAATCTTGATAAGAAGAAGAACAACATCATAATATAATCATCACACCATGTTAATATTAGATCGGATTGTCAACttcaatccaaaatccaaaatcctcaatcctcaaaaaaaaatttcttgattaTACAGGAATTCGGATTTGTTTGATATTTCCCCCCTCTCGGGAGACTTTTGCACGCTGGATAAAGAATATGGAGTCGAATGGGACATCTCTAATTGGAGTGTCGAATTGGAATCCTCCATTCCTGCCGTTTCATTGCCAATGGAGGTAGCTGATACCAATCAAGTTTTTCCTTCAACTAATTTGGCAGACGTATCGTTGAGTAAGAATCCGATAGAGTCATCGGCTTCAATGTGTGCTGTGGATGAAAGAGACAAGGAAATTAAAGGACAAAAAAACGACATTTCTCATCAAAGAGGTTCATCTTCGATGAGTAGAATAACAGATATTACCATGAATGAGCTCTCACATTATTTTAACATGCCGATAGCTCAAGCGGCCAAAGAATTAAACGTTGGACTCACAGTCCTTAAGAAAAAATGTAGAGAATTTGGGATCCCACGATGGCCTCACAGAAAGATGAAAAGCCTGGAATGTCTTATAAATAATATTCAGGTGCGTTTGTTTGTCTTTGAATCCTCAATTAAGTGAAATACTAACATAGAAAGATGATAATGGATTGCAGGAACTGGGTCAAAATAATGGACGGCTCACAAATGATCAGTTGAGAGACACAGTTCAAATTCTGCAGGAGCAAAAGAGGCTGATGGAAGAAATGCCAGGAATAGAAATTCCAGAGAGAACGAAACGTCTGCGTCAAGCATGTTTCAAAGCCAGTTATAAGAAACGCAGACGGATGGCAATTGAGGCGCCAAAGCCTGATCCGCTAACTCTTTAGCCCGTTAtacttcaaaatttaaaacaattttatttttcgtttttatttttagattaaagtactaaattgaagacaaaaaaataaaacataagttTATTCTTCAATCTCTTCAAATTTAGAGAAAAATGAGGTATTCCATCATGAATCAAAATTTCTGAAAATAGACGTCTTAAAAGGGGAAAAATTAAAATCATAATAGGATAACGAATTTTAGACTGCCCCAACCTTTCTAAATTGAGATATGTGAGATTTTAAGGTTCGCCAATTTAAACAACttagatatataaataaatatgtctTTTATAAAATATATAGATAAATTAATTGAAGTTAAGGATGTTTTATTTTTTGAGGCTTGATATCACATTCATTTTTATATTGTTTGATTTTTGTGACTCTTGAGTGTGCACATCTACTAACAATGATCTTAGTCAGAAGGTATGCAGCAATTACTCGATTGGAATTAGATAGTAGTGCGGATTCTACATTGCTTTCCATGAATGATGCTGCGGTTATGATTTCTTTTCTACAATAGCAGTTGGTATCAGAGACCTGGACCGTCCTTCCTCCTCAGTTGCAACCTATTCTGGTCCCTCTTCTTTATCCCCTTTCTCCCCTGGGTTTTCTTCAGATGTATAAGGGCTTTATTGGGTGGGATATAACTTGTTTCGATGTATTTTGTCAAAAGGATTGTGGATTATCATGGGTGA contains:
- the LOC131064079 gene encoding protein RKD3-like, with the protein product MDNSKSISNTDMADLDFWQSILEYCSDSQSTIPPLEPDVRNSDLFDISPLSGDFCTLDKEYGVEWDISNWSVELESSIPAVSLPMEVADTNQVFPSTNLADVSLSKNPIESSASMCAVDERDKEIKGQKNDISHQRGSSSMSRITDITMNELSHYFNMPIAQAAKELNVGLTVLKKKCREFGIPRWPHRKMKSLECLINNIQELGQNNGRLTNDQLRDTVQILQEQKRLMEEMPGIEIPERTKRLRQACFKASYKKRRRMAIEAPKPDPLTL